GACATACGCGAGCCCGGCGATGAGCGTCGCATTCCAGTTGCCGTGCCGCGCCTGCAGGCGTCGCTGCAAACGCACGGCGAGCACCGCGGCCACGATCGAAATCGCCACCATGCCGAAGAACAGCGCGGTACGCGGCCCGATGGTCTCGGCATTGCCGACCGCCGGCGGATTCGGCGGGTACTTGAGAAACGGCACGATGGCCGCGCTCACGAAGCCGAACAACGCCAGTAGCGCCGACGTACCGCGCGCATGCAACGCGCCGAGCCGTCCGTAAGCAAATGCGAACACCAGCGAAAAAAGACCGCCCAGCGCGGTGCCGAATACGGCGACGCCCGTCAGCAGGCCGAGACCGGCTTGCGTATCGCGGGAGACGAGTTCTTCGTCGCCATGATCGTGCGCATCGTGCGATGTTGCCGCGCTGGCATCGGCGTGTGCGTGCGCATCCGCGTGCTCATGTGCGCCTGCGGCATGCTCATGCTGTTCCTCGAACGCAATCGCGCGAGCCACGGAGGGTTCGCCGAACGTGCGCGCAAAACCGAAGCCGATCAGGCCCGCGACGAGTCCCGCGATCATGCCGCGTATCAACAAGCTGCGAATCATGTTGCGTCCTCAGTGGCACGGAAAGCCGAGCAGATGCCGGCCGTCGTGAACGAATTCGTGGACGTACATGCCCGAGATGATCGACGTCGCACCCTGCTCCGCGCCGACGAAATAGATCGCGATCAGCAGAATGAGGCCGATGAAGACGGCCCACGGCAACACTTCGCGCACCGGAATGGGCACGGGTGCGTCGAGCGACGGGGAAACCGGCGATGAGAAGACCGGCGCGTTGGAAGCATTCATGGTGGTTCTCCAGGGAAAAGCGCGTCCCGATTGACGAAGAGCTTGCAGCGGGGTCTGACTCGCGGCGTCTCGCTCCTCGGCTGACGAACCGCTCACAGTGGCGCGACCGTGCCGGGCTTGCACCGGCTTCCTCGCACTGCAAGCTTGCCATTCTATGATGATTGCCGGCAAAGTAAAACGATCTCGACCGCGCCATCGATTCCATTGAAACTCATTCTGCTGTGCCACGCCGCCACGCGCGCGATGAAAACCGGCCACTTTCCCACCGGCGACGAGCCCGCGGAAAGCCACGCGCCCGCGCCCTTTCACGCCGACGACACGGCGCGCGTGATCGCGAGCCCCGCCCGCGTCGCGCGCGAAACGGCAGCGCGTATTGCTCGGTCGTTCGAGATCGATCCCGCGTTCGACGATATCGACTATGGGCGCTGGCGCGGACATTCGGTCCGCACGGTCGGCGAGAGCGAGCCGGACAATATCGCTGCGTGGCTGCGAGATCCGCACGCGCGGCCGCACGGCGGCGAAAGCATCGCGATGCTTGCTGCGCGCGTGATCGACCGCATGGCGCGTATCGAATGCGACGAGTCGTGCGGGCGCTGCATCGTCGTCACGCATGCGATCGTCGTGAAAGCGGCCGTGGCGCATGCGCTCGGCCAGCCGCTGTCGTCGATTCATGCGATGGACTTCGCGCCAATGTCATCGACGGTGCTTTCGCGGCAATCCCGCACCGACGCGTGGGCGCTCAACGCACCGTGTAAGCCCGCCTGAACTTAGAAGCGTTCGAACCGCTCCAAGCATGCAGCGCAACCGATGCGCAAACTTGCTTGCACTTCCATTCAGGAGACTCACATGGCGCACTATGTGGACGGATTCGTCGTACCCGTGCCGCTCGACAAGATCGATGCGTATCAGGCAATGGCCGAAGCAGCCGGCAAAATCTGGCTTGAGCACGGCGCGTTGCAGTTCGTGGAGACCCTCGCCGATGACGTCAAACCCGGCAAGCTCACTTCGTTTCCGCAAAGCGTGCAAATGAAGGAAGGCGAGACGGTGGTGTTCTCGTATATCGTCTACGAATCGCGCGAACAACGCGACAGCGTCAACGCTAAAGTAATGGAAGACCCGCGCCTGAAAGCCATGATGGAAAACGGCACACCGCCGTTCGATCCGCAACGCATGTTCTTCGGCGGCTTCAAAACGATCGTCGAGTTGTCGCGCGACTGACGCCTTCGCCTTCTGTTGTCAAATCCAGGCCCGCTTGCCGCAAAGGAAACGCATCGATATGTATATCGCCATGAATCGCTTCAAGATCGTGCCCGGCGCCGAGGCCGACTTCGAACACCTCTGGACCAGCCGTGACACGCATCTCAAGGACGTGCCGGGCTTCGTCGAATTTCATCTGCTCAAGGGGCCGGTGAAGGACGATCACGTGCTGTATTCGAGCCACACGATCTGGGCGAACAAGGAAGCCTTCGAGGAGTGGACGCGTTCGGATGCGTTCCGCGCCGCGCATCGCAATGCGGGCGGCGAGACGCGTCAGCTGTATCTCGGTCATCCCGAGTTCGAAGGCTTTGAAGTGATTCAGACCGTCAAGTGACGATGCGAACGACCGCGCGTTTTTAGCCGATCTTTCGGAAGAAAGCGCGCGCGTTTTACATCGATATGAAAAAACGCGCTTCGCCGTAAGAGATTTTTTTAAGCCTTGGCGCCGCGCGCCATGCGTTGCAGCGTCGATGAATCGATGGCTGCGGCGCAGATGCGCACCGCTTCCTTCAACGTGCGCGGCCGGCCTGCGCCGAACTGGCTTTCCAGCATTGCGACAGCGCGCACGCGCTCGTCCTGGCCAAGCTTCTCGCCGGTGGCAAGCTCCAGAACCGAGATAAAGTAAGCGGCGGGCGGCGCTGCGGCCGTCTGGCGCGCTGCGGGGCGATCTTTATGCCCCGCGCCGCCGCCTTCGCGCCCGTCGTCGCGGGCGGGGATCCACGGGTGCCATTTGCTGTCGTATCGACTTTTCATGGGTTGGTTCGCTGGCTGAATTGCTTCGGCGTCAAATCGCGCCTCAATCGTCAATGGGCAAACAATCAGCAAATACCGTTCCAACCGAATCGCTACGATGCTCCGCTTTATTGCGATCGAGCGTTTTAATCTGACAAAAGCGCGCGCGCCACGCGGCATGCAGCAAGGTCCCACGCCGCACAGCCAACCGATTTAAACATCACGGGCCGCGCGGCATTCAGTTGCTTTGACGATGTGGCAAGCGCTTCGGCGAGCGGATGCACCGAAGCCCAATCGACTCCCGCCAGAATGAAATCGCCCGCTTCGTGACGCGCGCCGGCGAGATCGTCGACATAGAGATCGCTTGCATGGATCGTCTGCGCGCCAATCTCGGCGGCATCCGCCGTAAAAGCACCCACGCCGATCACGAGACGTCCCGCGCGCGCAGGCATCGTATATACAGGCGTCTTGCTCGTCGTCGCGGCGATGACGACATCGATCGACTCAGGAATCGCAGGCTCGTCCAGCGCGGCGAGATTCTCCGACACCGACGCATGCGCCTCAACGAATGCGCGCGCGCGTTCGGGACGCGAGCCCTGCACGCGAATGCGCACATCGGGATAGACGGCCGCGAGCGCCTCGATGTGATACGCCGCCTGTTTGCCCGTGCCGATCACGAGCACATCGCGCGGCGTGCCGCCATGCAACGCGCGGATCGCAAGCATCGACACGGCTGCCGTGCGGCGGCCCGTCACGGTCGGACCATCGAGCATGAATTGCGGCACGCCGGTGGCGGCGTCGAATGCGGTGACCTGGCCGTGAATCGTCGGCAGACCGAGCGCGCCGTTGCCCGCGCATACGTTGACCAGCTTGTGCATCGCGAGATCGGCGGCGCTCGCGGGCATCGACAGCATCACGCCGCCTTCGATCGGCACCACCATGCGCTCCGGGCTGACGATGCGTCCTGCCGCGTAATCGAGCATCGTGGCGGCGAGCGTGTCCACGAGACGGTCATAAGGCACGAGGCGTGCCGTGCGGGCTTCATCGAAACTCTGAAGGGCGCGTGGGGTGTCGGTCATCGTGTTCTCGCTGAAGAATTGGAAAATGCCATCGGCATGCCATTGAAGTGACGGACCATTCTAACGGCGCGCGCCCATGCGTCATAACGCGCGCCGCCTTCAAGACCGCGCGCGGCGCTTCTACAATGAAACGTCATTGTCATACGACTGACATCGATTACCGTCACAATCGGCCGACGCGGGCCGACCCGCACCGCGAGCCGTCATAAGACGGCGGCAGCCCAAGAACGCTCACGGAGCCCTTCATGAACAAGACGGACAAGCAGCGCCGTTTCCATGCCGACATCATCGACAGCTACGACGAAGAGTTCGAGATGGAAGTCGACGATCGCTTTCTCGACGGCGAATCGACTTTCTCGGAAGAAGAGCGCCAGCTACGCAAGACCTATTTCCGCGAGCTATTTCGCCTGCAAGGCGAACTCGTGAAACTGCAGGACTGGGTCGTGCATACGGGACACCGGCTCGTCGTGATTTTCGAAGGGCGCGATGCCGCCGGCAAAGGCGGCGCGATCAAGCGCATCACGCAGCGGCTCAATCCGCGCGTGTGCCGCGTGGCCGCCCTGCCCGCGCCGAACAACCGCGAACGCACGCAGTGGTACTTTCAGCGTTATGTGTCGCACTTGCCCGCCGCCGGCGAGATCGTGCTGTTCGATCGCAGTTGGTATAACCGCGCGGGCGTGGAGCGCGTGATGCAATTCTGCACCGATGAAGAGTATGAGGAATTCTTCCGCTCGTGCCCGGAGTTCGAAAAGATGCTGGCGCGTAGTGGGATTCAGATCGTCAAGTACTGGTTCTCGATCACCGACGACGAACAGGAAGTGCGCTTCGAAGCGCGTATCGAAGATCCGCTCAAGCAGTGGAAACTGAGTCCGATGGATCTGGAAAGCCGCCGCCGCTGGGAGGCCTACACCGCGGCCAAGGAAGTCATGCTTCAGCGCACGCACATTCCGGAGGCGCCGTGGTGGGTCGTACAGGCTGTCGACAAGAAGCGTGCGCGCCTGAACTGCATTCATCACCTGTTGAGCCAGGTGCCGTATCACGAGATCGAACATCAGCCGATTACGCTGCCCGATCGTGTGTTCAATCCCGATTATCTGCGCCAGCCTGTGCCGGATGAGATGTACGTGCCCGAGGTTTACTGAACTGAATTGCTGTGCGCGCTTCAGCAGCAGTTATTGCAGGGCAGATGCTTCGCCGCTGCATGATTGCGCTGACGCGCCACCGTATAGCGCAGCGCCACATGCCACACATGCTGCGAGCCCTTGAGCACCACCACGAACATCACCTGCGCGAGATTGAAGTCGAGCGAGACCATCAGGCGCGTCAACAGTAGCAGTGGCAACACCACCGCCGGCTGATACAGTTGTTTTGCTATCAAGTCTTTCATTACCGGCTCCCATTCCCATAAACAGAATTTTAGGGAAATGAGCCTCGCGGATAAACGCTCCGCCGGTGAAGACATATGTTCCTTGAGACGAACAATCCGCTTCGTCTGCCGGTCTTTCTTTAGAACCAGCGCTTAAAGAAAATGGCCCTGCTTGAAGCAAGGCCATTTTTCACATCACTCACGTCACTTTTGCGCGAGACTCGGCTCGGGCACCGGCGTCGGGTGCGCATCGCCCCAGCCGCCGCCTAACGCGCGGATCAGATTCACCGTCGATACCGCCTGCGTGCCCTGCAATTGCACCGACGCGCGCTGCGTCTGAAGCACCGTGCGCTCCGCATCGATCACGTCCAGATAGTTCACCGCGCCTTCCGTGTACTGCGTGCGCGAGAGCTGCGCGGCGCGCACCGACGCTTTCACGGCATCGTCCTGCGTCGCGGTCTGGTCTTCGAGGATGCGCAGATCGGAGAGGTTGTCCTCCACTTCACGGAATGCGACGAGCACCTGCTGGCGATAATTCGCGACATCCTCTTCATACACCGCACGCGCGTTCGCCAGGTTGCCCTTGCGACGGCCGCCATCGAAGATCGGCAGATTGAGCGCCGTGCCCGCGAACGGACCCAGCAAGAACGTGCGGCTCGACCACTTGAAGAGATCGCCGAGCGTCGCCGATTCGAAGCCGCCCGAGCCCGTCAGCGTAAGCGACGGGAAGAACGCGGCCTTCGCCACGCCGATCCGCGCATTGGCCGCAGCCATCGAACGCTCCGCTGCCGCGATATCCGGACGACGCTCCAGCAGCGACGAAGGCAGGCCCGGCGGCACGCGCACCGTCACCGGCTTGAGCGGGTTCGCGGCCATCGAGAACTCGGCGGGCGCCTTGCCGAGCAGCACCGCGAGGCTATGTTCCGACGCCGCGCGCAGGCGCTGCACGGTCATCGCGTCCGAGCGCGCCGTCGCAAGTTCCGACTTCGCGCGCGCCACGTCCAGTTCGCTGATGTCGCCTTCGGTGTAGCGCCGTTGCACGAGCTTGAGCGCTTCCTCGCGCAACTGCACGGTGCGCGTGAAGACATCGGTTTCGGCATCCAGCTCGCGCAGATTGAAGTAGTTCTGCGCGACGTCCGCCTGCAACGCGAGCTGCACCGAACGGAACAGCGCCTCGCTCTGCTGCGTGTCGGCGTTGGCGGCCTGCACCGAGTTCGATACGCGGCCGAACAGATCCACTTCATACGATGCGCTCGCCTGCGCGCGCCATAGCGTTTGCGCGGGCACGTTGCCATCGGCCGGAAGGAACTGCGACGCGGGCGAGAACTTCTCGCGCGTCGGGCCGAAGCCCGCATCGAGTGTCGGGAAGAGTCCCGCGCGCGCTGTCTGGTTGATCGCGCGCGCTTCCTTCACGCGCGACGCCGCCGCCTTCAGGTTCTGGTTCGCGTCCTGCGCCTGCTTTTCCAGGTCGTTGAGCGTGGCGTCACCGAAGATGCTCCACCATTCGCCGCGCAGCATCTCTTCCGAGGGCTGCGCGGTCTTCCACGTGCCCGCTTCGAATGCGTCGAGCGTCTTTTGCGGCGTTTCCTTGAAGGCGGACGGCGCGTTGACGTCGGGCTTTTCGTAAGTGGGCGCGAGTGAACAGCCCGCCACCAGCAACAGCGTGACCATCAGACTCGATACAACATGTAGCTTATTCATCATCGACCTCATTGCGCCTCCTCATTGCGCTTCGTAAGGGGCGCCGATCCCGCGCATTTGCGGATGCGAGCCATGCTTGTCCGTCACGTGTTCGGTGCGCGAGAGCTTGCGCAGCAGCACGTAGAACACCGGCGTCAGCATCAAACCGAAGAGCGTCACGCCCAGCATGCCGAAGAACACCGCGACGCCCATCGCGTGACGCATTTCCGAACCCGCGCCCGACGACAGCACGAGCGGCACCACACCCATGATGAAGGCGATCGACGTCATCAGAATCGGACGCAGACGCAGGCGGCTTGCTTCGATTGCGGCCTGCACGATCGAGCGTCCCTGCATCTCCAGTTCGCGTGCGAACTCGACGATCAGAATCGCGTTCTTCGCCGACAAGCCCACCAGCACCATCAAACCGATCTGCGTGAAGATGTTGTTGTCGCCATCGGTGAGCCACACGCCGAGCAGCGCCGACAGAATGCTCATCGGCACGATCAGGATCACCGCGAGCGGCAGCGTCAGGCTTTCATACAACGCGGCGAGCACGAGGAACACCAGCAGCACGCTGATCGGGAACACCCACAGCGCCGCGTTGCCCGCGAGAATCTGCTGATACGTGAGATCGGTCCATTCGAACTTGATCCCGCGCGGCAGCACTTCCGCCGCGATGCGTTCCGCCGCCGCCTGCGCCTGGCCCGACGAATAACCCGGAGCCGGACCGCCGTTGATATCCGCCGCCGTATAGCCGTTGTAGCGCACGACCATTTCCGGACCGTAAGTCGGCGTCACTTTCACGAGCGACGACAACGGCACCATGTCGCCATTCGCGTTGCGTGTCTTCAGCAAGCCGATATCTTCCGGATTCGCACGGAACGGCGCATCCGCCTGCACACGCACCTGATACACGCGTCCGAAGCGATTGAAGTCGTTCACATAGAGCGAGCCGAGATAGACCTGCATCGTGTCGAATACATCGGTCACCGAGACGCCCAATTGCTTCGCCTTCGTGCGATCCAGATCCACGTTCAGTTGCGGCACGTTGATCTGATAGCTCGAGAACGTCGGTCCCAGTTCGGGCGTTTGCGATGCACGCTTGATGAACGCCTGCGTTGCATCGTTGAGTGCTGCATAGCCGAGCGCGCCGCGGTCTTCCAGCTGCATCTTGAAGCCGCCGAGCGTACCGAGACCGAGTACCGGCGGCGGCGGGAACACGGCGATGAACGAACCCTTGATGCCCGCGTACTTCTGATTCAGCGCACCGGCAATGGCGTTCGCCGACAGCGCCTTGTCATGCACGCGTTCCTTGAAGGGCTTGAGCGTCACGAACACGATGCCCGCGCTCGACGAGTTGGTGAAGCCGTTCACCGACAAGCCCGGGAATTCCACCGCGCTTTCCACGCCCGGCTGCTTCAGCGCAATGGCCGACATCTCGCGAATCACGCCTTCCGTGCGATCGAGCGATGCACCGTTAGGCAATTGCGCGAAGCTGATCAGATACTCCTTGTCCTGCGCGGGCACGAAACCGCCCGGCACGATCTTGCCCATCAGCACGGCGCCTGCAAGCAGCACCGCATACACCACCATCATCAGAGCCTTGCGATTGATGACGCTCTTTACGCCCTTGCCATACGCGTCCGAGCCGCGATGAAACACCTTGTTGAAGCCGCGGAAGAAGCCGCCGAATACGCGGTCCATGCCGCGCGTGAGCCAGTCCTTCGGCTCGTCGTGGCCTTTCAACAGAAGTGCTGCGAGCGCAGGCGACAGCGTCAGCGAGTTGAACGCGGAGATCACCGTCGAGATGGCGATGGTCATCGCGAACTGCTTGTAGAACTGGCCCGTCAGACCCGACATGAACGCGAGCGGCACGAACACGGCAACGAGCGTCAGCGCAATCGCGATGATCGGCCCGCTCACCTCGCGCATCGCCTGATAGGTAGCCTCTCGCGCCGATAACCCCGCTTCGATGTTCCGCTCGACGTTCTCGACGACCACGATCGCATCGTCAACGACAATACCGATTGCGAGCACCATCCCGAACAACGACAGCGCGTTGATCGAGAAGCCGAATGCAAGCAGCAGCGAGAACGTACCGACAATCGACACCGGCACCGCGAGCAACGGGATGATCGACGCGCGCCACGTTTGCAGGAACACGATCACGACGAGCACGACCAGCGCGATCGCTTCGGCGAGCGTGTGGATCACGGCCTCGATACTCGAACGCACGAACTGCGTCGGGTCATAGACGATCTGGTATTCCAGGCCCGCCGGCATGTCCGCCTGCAGTTCCTTCATCGTCTTGCGGACTTCGTCGGAAATTTGCAGCGAGTTCGCGCCCGGCTGCTGATTGATTGCGATCGCCACCGCCGACTTGTTGTCGAGCAGCGAGCGCAGACCATATTCCGATGCGGCCAGTTCGACGCGCGCCACATCGCTCAGATGCGTGACTGCGCCATCCGGCGATGTCTTCAGCACGATGTCGCGGAACTCCGACTCGTTCTGCAAGCGGCCGCGCGCATTCACGTTGAGTTGCAGCGGCACGTTCGGCAACGTCGGCGAGCCGCCGATCACGCCTGCCGCGACCTGCACGTTCTGCTCGCGGATCGCGTTGACGACATCGGTCGCCGTCATGCCGCGCTGCGCGACCTTTTGCGGATCGAGCCATACGCGCATCGAGTAATCGCCCGAGCCCCACAGTTGCACTTCGCCCACGCCCGCAATGCGCTCCAGACGGTCCTTCACGTTGATCAGCGCATAGTTGCGCAGATACGTCATGTCGTAGCGGCCGTTCGGCGAGTTCAAGTGGACGACCATGGTCAACGTCGGCGACGACTTGATGGTCGTCACGCCCAGGCGCTGCACATCCTGCGGCAGACGCGGCAGCGCCTGGTTCACGCGGTTCTGCACGAGCTGCGTGTTCTTGTCAGGATCGGTGCCGAGCTTGAACGTGACGGTGGTCGTGAGATTGCCGTCGCTGTTCGCTTGCGACTGCATGTAGAGCATGTCCTCGACGCCGTTGATCTGCTCTTCGAGCGGCGAGGCCACGGTCTCCGCGATCACCTTCGGATTCGCGCCGGGATACTGCGCATGCACCACGACCGAAGGCGGCACGACTTCCGGATACTCGGAGATCGGCAGCTTGAACATCGCGATGATGCCCGCCAGCAGCACGACCACCGATAGCACGCCCGCAAAGATCGGGCGGTCGATGAAGAATTTGGATATGTTCATGACGAGTTCTGGTTCTGTGCAGTGATGCTTACTGCGCGGACGCCGTCTTCACGGCGGGCACGTTGCCGCTGTTATCCATCGCGACGTTCTTGGCTTTCACCACGTCGTTCGGACGCACACGCTGCAAGCCGTTCACGACGATGCGCTCGCCAGGCTCCAGCCCCTTTGAAATCACGCGCAGGCCTTCATGCGTCTGCCCGAGCGTGACTTCGCGGTACTGCACGCGGTTGTCCTTGTCGACGACCATCACGTACTTCTTGTCCTGGTCGGTGCCGACCGCGGCATCGTCGACGAGCACGGCCGGATGCGGCGTGCCGCCGCCCACCTTCACGCGCGCATAGAGACCCGGCACGAGCGAGCCGTCCGGATTGTTGAAGCGCGCGCGCACGCGGATCGTGCCGGAGGTCGTATCGAGCCGGTTATCGACGGAATCCACGACGCCTTCGCGCGAATAACCGTCCTCGTTCGCGAGACCGAGCGATACGGGCACACGGCTGCCGGCATCGCGGCCGAGATAGCGCAAGTACGTTTGTTCGTCGACATCGAACGATGCGTAGATCGGCGATACGGAAACGAGCGTCGTCAGCAACGGCGCATTGGCGCCCGTCGATACGATGTTCCCCACCGTCAGTTCCGCGCGCGACACGCGGCCCGACACCGGCGCAACGATATGCGTATAAGCCAGATTGATCTTCGCGGTTTCGACCGCGGCCTGCGCGGCCTTCAGGTTCGCGACGGCCTCGCGCGCTGCGTTCTGCTTCTCGTCGTAATCGCGCTTGGCGATCGCGTTGTCCGCGAGCAGGCGCTCGGCGCGCGCCGCATCCGTCGACGTATAGCCGTTACGCGCCTGCGCCGCCGCGACCTGCGCCTGCGCGCGGTCCACTTCGGCTTCGTACGGACGCGGATCGATCGTGAAAAGCGGATCGCCCTTCTTCACGAGCTGTCCGTCCTTGAAATGCACGGCGACGATCGTGCCGGGCACCAGCGGACGGATATCGACGTGATCGACCGCTTCCATCCGGCCCGAATAGCTTTGCCAGTCGGTGATGGTCTTCGAGACGACGCTGGCCACATCGACTTCGGTGGCGGTCGGGCTATGGGCCGCGGCCTGCGCTTGATTCATCGCCGCGTCGCCGTGACCGCGCCATGCGGTATAGCCGCCCGCGCCAGCGATGATCAGCGTCGCGCCTAGCGCGGCGTAGATGCGTTTGCGAGTAAAGAACATGATGAAGGCTCCGGTTGCGTTGAGATTGTTGTTGTCTGGTGCGTGGCGGGCGTGCCGTTTCTTGCGCTTAAGTTCTTTGCGCTTAAGTTCCTTGCGCTTATTTTTCTTGCGCTTGCTTAGCGCGCCCAAGCCGCTTTCTGAAGAACGTGACCACATCGGCGAGCGCGTCGGGGTGCGCGGCCAGCGCCTGATGCGATGCGTTGCCATGACGCGTGACTTCCGTCGATACGCCCGCCGCGATCAGTTCGCCCGCATATTTCTCCGCTTCGATATGCAGGAGATCGTGCTCGGCGCTCGCGATCAGCGCGGACGGCAGGCCGTGAAGCCGGCGCGATTCGAGCGGCGCGGCGTACGGATGCAAACGTTGCGACGGATTCGGCAAATACGCCCGATACCACTGCGCGCACTCGCACGCCTCGAAATCGGGACACAGCACTTTGCGTTCGTCGGCGAGGCGCGTCATGCTCGGATCGAGCAGCGGCGCGAGCAAGGCTTGGGCGGACATGCGAATATCGCCTCGATCGCGTGCGATAGCCGCCACGCAAGTCGCGAGATTGCCGCCCGCATCGTGCCCCGCAATACCGATTCGCAAAGGGTCAGCACGCTGCGCACGAGCATGCGCGACGGCCCATTGCGCGGCGCGATAGCCGTCTTCGGGCGCGGTTGGAAACGGAAACGCGGGCGCGAGCGAATAGCCGACGGACACCACCCACGCAGGCGTATCGCGGGCGATGGTCGCGGCGGCGATGTCTGCATCGTCAAGTCCGCCGCCGACAAAGCCGCCGCCGTGAAAGTACAGAACAATGGGCAGGATCGTGCCGTCCGACGCGGGACGGTAGCTGCGCAGCGTGATGGGCTGCGCGTGTCCCGTGATGCGCACGTCTTCGATGCACAGACGCGGGCTCGACTCCAGATCCAACAGTGATGCCATGGTTATTTCCGGTGCGGGGCCGATGCTGCAAGGCCGACACGCATGAGTTG
This portion of the Caballeronia insecticola genome encodes:
- a CDS encoding CbtA family protein → MIRSLLIRGMIAGLVAGLIGFGFARTFGEPSVARAIAFEEQHEHAAGAHEHADAHAHADASAATSHDAHDHGDEELVSRDTQAGLGLLTGVAVFGTALGGLFSLVFAFAYGRLGALHARGTSALLALFGFVSAAIVPFLKYPPNPPAVGNAETIGPRTALFFGMVAISIVAAVLAVRLQRRLQARHGNWNATLIAGLAYVVVVAVAQVALPRIDEVPDGFSASLLWNFRLAAIGIQALIWTTLGLVFGALAARELERPAVRRMAAA
- a CDS encoding CbtB domain-containing protein — encoded protein: MNASNAPVFSSPVSPSLDAPVPIPVREVLPWAVFIGLILLIAIYFVGAEQGATSIISGMYVHEFVHDGRHLLGFPCH
- a CDS encoding histidine phosphatase family protein, translating into MKLILLCHAATRAMKTGHFPTGDEPAESHAPAPFHADDTARVIASPARVARETAARIARSFEIDPAFDDIDYGRWRGHSVRTVGESEPDNIAAWLRDPHARPHGGESIAMLAARVIDRMARIECDESCGRCIVVTHAIVVKAAVAHALGQPLSSIHAMDFAPMSSTVLSRQSRTDAWALNAPCKPA
- a CDS encoding DUF1428 domain-containing protein, producing MAHYVDGFVVPVPLDKIDAYQAMAEAAGKIWLEHGALQFVETLADDVKPGKLTSFPQSVQMKEGETVVFSYIVYESREQRDSVNAKVMEDPRLKAMMENGTPPFDPQRMFFGGFKTIVELSRD
- a CDS encoding antibiotic biosynthesis monooxygenase family protein, coding for MYIAMNRFKIVPGAEADFEHLWTSRDTHLKDVPGFVEFHLLKGPVKDDHVLYSSHTIWANKEAFEEWTRSDAFRAAHRNAGGETRQLYLGHPEFEGFEVIQTVK
- the lhpI gene encoding bifunctional Delta(1)-pyrroline-2-carboxylate/Delta(1)-piperideine-2-carboxylate reductase, whose product is MTDTPRALQSFDEARTARLVPYDRLVDTLAATMLDYAAGRIVSPERMVVPIEGGVMLSMPASAADLAMHKLVNVCAGNGALGLPTIHGQVTAFDAATGVPQFMLDGPTVTGRRTAAVSMLAIRALHGGTPRDVLVIGTGKQAAYHIEALAAVYPDVRIRVQGSRPERARAFVEAHASVSENLAALDEPAIPESIDVVIAATTSKTPVYTMPARAGRLVIGVGAFTADAAEIGAQTIHASDLYVDDLAGARHEAGDFILAGVDWASVHPLAEALATSSKQLNAARPVMFKSVGCAAWDLAACRVARALLSD
- the ppk2 gene encoding polyphosphate kinase 2; protein product: MNKTDKQRRFHADIIDSYDEEFEMEVDDRFLDGESTFSEEERQLRKTYFRELFRLQGELVKLQDWVVHTGHRLVVIFEGRDAAGKGGAIKRITQRLNPRVCRVAALPAPNNRERTQWYFQRYVSHLPAAGEIVLFDRSWYNRAGVERVMQFCTDEEYEEFFRSCPEFEKMLARSGIQIVKYWFSITDDEQEVRFEARIEDPLKQWKLSPMDLESRRRWEAYTAAKEVMLQRTHIPEAPWWVVQAVDKKRARLNCIHHLLSQVPYHEIEHQPITLPDRVFNPDYLRQPVPDEMYVPEVY
- a CDS encoding efflux transporter outer membrane subunit; translated protein: MRSMMNKLHVVSSLMVTLLLVAGCSLAPTYEKPDVNAPSAFKETPQKTLDAFEAGTWKTAQPSEEMLRGEWWSIFGDATLNDLEKQAQDANQNLKAAASRVKEARAINQTARAGLFPTLDAGFGPTREKFSPASQFLPADGNVPAQTLWRAQASASYEVDLFGRVSNSVQAANADTQQSEALFRSVQLALQADVAQNYFNLRELDAETDVFTRTVQLREEALKLVQRRYTEGDISELDVARAKSELATARSDAMTVQRLRAASEHSLAVLLGKAPAEFSMAANPLKPVTVRVPPGLPSSLLERRPDIAAAERSMAAANARIGVAKAAFFPSLTLTGSGGFESATLGDLFKWSSRTFLLGPFAGTALNLPIFDGGRRKGNLANARAVYEEDVANYRQQVLVAFREVEDNLSDLRILEDQTATQDDAVKASVRAAQLSRTQYTEGAVNYLDVIDAERTVLQTQRASVQLQGTQAVSTVNLIRALGGGWGDAHPTPVPEPSLAQK
- a CDS encoding efflux RND transporter permease subunit, which produces MNISKFFIDRPIFAGVLSVVVLLAGIIAMFKLPISEYPEVVPPSVVVHAQYPGANPKVIAETVASPLEEQINGVEDMLYMQSQANSDGNLTTTVTFKLGTDPDKNTQLVQNRVNQALPRLPQDVQRLGVTTIKSSPTLTMVVHLNSPNGRYDMTYLRNYALINVKDRLERIAGVGEVQLWGSGDYSMRVWLDPQKVAQRGMTATDVVNAIREQNVQVAAGVIGGSPTLPNVPLQLNVNARGRLQNESEFRDIVLKTSPDGAVTHLSDVARVELAASEYGLRSLLDNKSAVAIAINQQPGANSLQISDEVRKTMKELQADMPAGLEYQIVYDPTQFVRSSIEAVIHTLAEAIALVVLVVIVFLQTWRASIIPLLAVPVSIVGTFSLLLAFGFSINALSLFGMVLAIGIVVDDAIVVVENVERNIEAGLSAREATYQAMREVSGPIIAIALTLVAVFVPLAFMSGLTGQFYKQFAMTIAISTVISAFNSLTLSPALAALLLKGHDEPKDWLTRGMDRVFGGFFRGFNKVFHRGSDAYGKGVKSVINRKALMMVVYAVLLAGAVLMGKIVPGGFVPAQDKEYLISFAQLPNGASLDRTEGVIREMSAIALKQPGVESAVEFPGLSVNGFTNSSSAGIVFVTLKPFKERVHDKALSANAIAGALNQKYAGIKGSFIAVFPPPPVLGLGTLGGFKMQLEDRGALGYAALNDATQAFIKRASQTPELGPTFSSYQINVPQLNVDLDRTKAKQLGVSVTDVFDTMQVYLGSLYVNDFNRFGRVYQVRVQADAPFRANPEDIGLLKTRNANGDMVPLSSLVKVTPTYGPEMVVRYNGYTAADINGGPAPGYSSGQAQAAAERIAAEVLPRGIKFEWTDLTYQQILAGNAALWVFPISVLLVFLVLAALYESLTLPLAVILIVPMSILSALLGVWLTDGDNNIFTQIGLMVLVGLSAKNAILIVEFARELEMQGRSIVQAAIEASRLRLRPILMTSIAFIMGVVPLVLSSGAGSEMRHAMGVAVFFGMLGVTLFGLMLTPVFYVLLRKLSRTEHVTDKHGSHPQMRGIGAPYEAQ